A single region of the Nicotiana sylvestris chromosome 6, ASM39365v2, whole genome shotgun sequence genome encodes:
- the LOC104230302 gene encoding uncharacterized protein isoform X1 gives MEGETVTETGPQFDAFEHPKELELQVEEEGDNTNVNTKEADNEEEEEDEEEEEEEDGNGEYKFRFGAEMDPLAFTEDDASGLQPYQQFERLEHQYEALAAKKRKARALLPHTSEVPSKKLRLEDSQVDGPGASFDEILEAMNFGMRKRSRKLKKRGRRKGTKNKVSSELKRKLGDATLHYAHGRYEEAIRVLNEVIRLSPNLPDPYHTLGLIYNAIGDKKRAMDFYMLAAHLAPKDASLWKLLVDWSIEQGDRGQARYCLSKAITADPDDISLRYHRASIYIELGDYQKAAESYEQIARRCPNDVEVLRTAAQLYRKCGEAERSVGILEDYLKNHPYEADLSVIHLLAVMHMENNAHLKALDLIECAKQRYFTGKWMPLNLSIKAGICHLHLGHMEEAEIIFSALQQENASQHPDIVTEVADSLMTLEHYESALKYYMMLEGDDVKNKGYLHLKIAECYVFLRERVQAIEYFHKAVNELEDSVDARLTLSSILLEEGKDDEAVFVLSPPKASDLCGSFPESSVDSSSDEPKSWWLNSKIKLKLCQIYRAKGSLEACVDVIFPLIRETLFLESVQQKVKVRKRLSKSVLFQRIKVVDDHQTDTVFHGFRPLALASDLSKAARARKLLQKKEMLKEAKKAAALAAGADWKSDDSDSESPGHAYREPPLPDLLKDEEHLCLIIDLCKVLISLQRYWDALEIINLCLKLASGTLSVEKKGELQALGAQVGYNIADPTRGFDCARYIVSQHPYSFAAWNCYYKVISRLDIRYSKHNKFLHNMRTKHKDCVPPIIIAGHQFTTISQHQAAAREYLEAYKLMTDNQLINLCAGTALINVALGFRLHNKHQCILQGMAFLYNNLRLSGKRQEALYNIGRAYHHVGLVSLAAIYYQRVLDTHENDYPIPKLPNENPDLVENRKPGYCNLRREAAYNLHLIYKKSGAFDLARQILKDYCAL, from the exons ATGGAAGGAGAAACCGTAACAGAGACTGGGCCTCAGTTTGATGCATTCGAGCACCCCAAGGAATTGGAATTGCaagtagaagaagaaggagataaCACTAATGTCAACACTAAAGAGGCTGacaatgaagaagaagaggaggacgaagaagaggaagaagaagaagatggaaacGGGGAGTATAAATTCCGATTCGGAGCAGAAATGGATCCATTGGCATTCACTGAAGACGATGCCTCTGGACTGCAGCCGTACCAACAATTTGAGCGTCTCGAGCACCAATATGAAGCTTTGGCTGCCAAAAAGCGCAAAGCTCGTGCCCTTCTTCCACATACCAG TGAGGTCCCATCGAAGAAACTTAGGCTAGAAGACAGTCAAGTGGATGGTCCTGGAGCAAGTTTTGACGAAATATTGGAAGCTATGAATTTTGGGATGAGGAAAAGATCAAGGAAG CTCAAGAAGAGAGGTCGGCGAAAGGGAACAAAGAATAAAGTCAGTTCAGAATTGAAAAGAAAACTTGGTGATGCCACTCTTCATTATGCACATGGCCGTTATGAGGAG GCCATACGTGTGTTGAATGAAGTCATTCGTCTTTCACCAAACCTTCCTGATCCATACCATACACTTGGCCTAATTTACAATGCTATCGGCGATAAGAAGAGAGCTATGGACTTCTACATGCTTGCAGCACATCTTGCACCGAAGGATGCGTCTCTTTGGAAGCTCCTGGTCGATTGGTCCAT AGAGCAGGGAGATAGGGGACAGGCCAGGTATTGCCTTTCCAAAGCAATAACAGCAGATCCTGATGACATTAGTCTTAGGTATCACCGGGCTTCAATATACATTGAGCTTGGAGATTATCAGAAAGCTGCAGAGTCATACGAGCAAATTGCTCGTCGATGCCCTAATGATGTTGAAGTGCTTCGGACAGCTGCTCAG TTGTACCGAAAATGTGGCGAAGCTGAGCGCTCTGTTGGCATCCTGGAAGACTACCTGAAAAATCATCCATATGAAGCTGATTTAAGTGTGATACATCTGTTAGCTGTGATGCACATGGAAAACAATGCACATTTAAAAGCTCTTGATCTAATTGAGTGTGCAAAGCAGAGATATTTTACTGGGAAATGGATGCCTCTTAATTTAAGTATCAAAGCTGGAATATGTCATTTACATCTTGGTCATATGGAGGAGGCAGAG ATTATTTTCAGTGCTCTACAACAAGAAAATGCATCTCAACATCCTGACATAGTCACTGAGGTTGCGGACTCACTTATGACCCTTGAACACTATGAATCTGCTTTGAAGTACTATATGATGCTTGAAGGAGATGACGTCAAGAATAAA GGCTATTTACACTTAAAAATTGCCGAGTGTTATGTGTTTTTGAGGGAAAGAGTACAAGCAATTGAGTACTTCCATAAAG CTGTAAATGAACTTgaggatagtgttgatgctcGATTAACTTTGTCCTCGATCCTCCTTGAAGAAGGCAAAGATGATGAAGCAGTTTTTGTGCTTTCCCCTCCAAAAGCTTCAG ATCTCTGTGGTTCATTTCCAGAATCTTCAGTTGACTCAAGTTCTGATGAACCAAAATCATGGTGGCTTAATAGCAAGATAAAGCTGAAGCTTTGTCAAATTTATAGAGCTAAAGGGTCACTAGAGGCCTGTGTGGATGTTATTTTTCCTTTGATTCGTGAGACATTGTTTCTTGAGTCTGTACAACAAAAG GTTAAAGTGCGGAAAAGGCTGTCTAAAAGTGTTCTATTTCAAAGAATCAAGGTTGTGGATGATCACCAAACTGATACCGTCTTTCATGGCTTTAGGCCTTTAGCTTTGGCATCTGATCT GTCAAAAGCTGCAAGAGCCAGAAAATTACTTCAGAAGAAAGAAATGTTAAAGGAAGCAAAAAAAGCTGCAGCTTTGGCTGCTGGAGCTGACTGGAAAAGTGACGATTCGGACAGCGAGTCTCCT GGGCATGCATACCGAGAGCCTCCACTACCAGATCTTCTAAAAGACGAGGAGCACCTGTGTCTCATCATAGAT CTGTGCAAGGTGTTAATATCCTTGCAACGGTATTGGGATGCACTGGAGATCATTAATCTCTGTCTTAAATTGGCATCCGGCACGTTGTCTGTTGAGAAGAAAGGGGAGCTGCAAGCTCTAGGAGCTC AAGTAGGATATAACATTGCTGATCCCACCCGTGGGTTCGATTGTGCTCGTTATATTGTCAGTCAGCATCCTTATAGCTTTGCAGCATGGAATTGCTACTACAAAGTAATATCAAG ACTGGATATTCGGTATTCAAAACATAACAAGTTCTTGCATAATATGCGTACCAAACACAAAGATTGCGTACCACCAATTATTATTGCTGGACACCAGTTTACCACGATCAGCCAGCATCAAGCAGCGGCTAGAGAATATTTAGAAGCCTATAAGTTGATGACAGATAATCAATTGATAAATCTCTGTGCGG GAACTGCCTTAATAAATGTAGCTCTTGGATTCAGACTTCATAACAAGCATCAGTGTATACTACAGGGAATGGCTTTCCTGTATAATAATTTGAGGCTTTCAGGAAAAAGACAG GAAGCACTGTATAATATTGGTCGAGCGTATCATCATGTTGGTCTTGTTTCTCTAGCTGCCATATATTATCAAAGGGTACTTGACACTCACGAAAATGATTATCCCATCCCAAAGCTTCCTAATGAGAACCCAGATCTTGTTGAAAATAGAAAACCAGGTTACTGCAATCTTCGTCGAGAAGCTGCATACAACTTGCACTTGATTTACAAAAAGAGTGGAGCATTTGACCTGGCAAGACAAATACTGAAAGATTATTGTGCCCTGTGA
- the LOC104230302 gene encoding uncharacterized protein isoform X2: protein MEGETVTETGPQFDAFEHPKELELQVEEEGDNTNVNTKEADNEEEEEDEEEEEEEDGNGEYKFRFGAEMDPLAFTEDDASGLQPYQQFERLEHQYEALAAKKRKARALLPHTSEVPSKKLRLEDSQVDGPGASFDEILEAMNFGMRKRSRKLKKRGRRKGTKNKVSSELKRKLGDATLHYAHGRYEEAIRVLNEVIRLSPNLPDPYHTLGLIYNAIGDKKRAMDFYMLAAHLAPKDASLWKLLVDWSIEQGDRGQARYCLSKAITADPDDISLRYHRASIYIELGDYQKAAESYEQIARRCPNDVEVLRTAAQLYRKCGEAERSVGILEDYLKNHPYEADLSVIHLLAVMHMENNAHLKALDLIECAKQRYFTGKWMPLNLSIKAGICHLHLGHMEEAEIIFSALQQENASQHPDIVTEVADSLMTLEHYESALKYYMMLEGDDVKNKGYLHLKIAECYVFLRERVQAIEYFHKAVNELEDSVDARLTLSSILLEEGKDDEAVFVLSPPKASESSVDSSSDEPKSWWLNSKIKLKLCQIYRAKGSLEACVDVIFPLIRETLFLESVQQKVKVRKRLSKSVLFQRIKVVDDHQTDTVFHGFRPLALASDLSKAARARKLLQKKEMLKEAKKAAALAAGADWKSDDSDSESPGHAYREPPLPDLLKDEEHLCLIIDLCKVLISLQRYWDALEIINLCLKLASGTLSVEKKGELQALGAQVGYNIADPTRGFDCARYIVSQHPYSFAAWNCYYKVISRLDIRYSKHNKFLHNMRTKHKDCVPPIIIAGHQFTTISQHQAAAREYLEAYKLMTDNQLINLCAGTALINVALGFRLHNKHQCILQGMAFLYNNLRLSGKRQEALYNIGRAYHHVGLVSLAAIYYQRVLDTHENDYPIPKLPNENPDLVENRKPGYCNLRREAAYNLHLIYKKSGAFDLARQILKDYCAL, encoded by the exons ATGGAAGGAGAAACCGTAACAGAGACTGGGCCTCAGTTTGATGCATTCGAGCACCCCAAGGAATTGGAATTGCaagtagaagaagaaggagataaCACTAATGTCAACACTAAAGAGGCTGacaatgaagaagaagaggaggacgaagaagaggaagaagaagaagatggaaacGGGGAGTATAAATTCCGATTCGGAGCAGAAATGGATCCATTGGCATTCACTGAAGACGATGCCTCTGGACTGCAGCCGTACCAACAATTTGAGCGTCTCGAGCACCAATATGAAGCTTTGGCTGCCAAAAAGCGCAAAGCTCGTGCCCTTCTTCCACATACCAG TGAGGTCCCATCGAAGAAACTTAGGCTAGAAGACAGTCAAGTGGATGGTCCTGGAGCAAGTTTTGACGAAATATTGGAAGCTATGAATTTTGGGATGAGGAAAAGATCAAGGAAG CTCAAGAAGAGAGGTCGGCGAAAGGGAACAAAGAATAAAGTCAGTTCAGAATTGAAAAGAAAACTTGGTGATGCCACTCTTCATTATGCACATGGCCGTTATGAGGAG GCCATACGTGTGTTGAATGAAGTCATTCGTCTTTCACCAAACCTTCCTGATCCATACCATACACTTGGCCTAATTTACAATGCTATCGGCGATAAGAAGAGAGCTATGGACTTCTACATGCTTGCAGCACATCTTGCACCGAAGGATGCGTCTCTTTGGAAGCTCCTGGTCGATTGGTCCAT AGAGCAGGGAGATAGGGGACAGGCCAGGTATTGCCTTTCCAAAGCAATAACAGCAGATCCTGATGACATTAGTCTTAGGTATCACCGGGCTTCAATATACATTGAGCTTGGAGATTATCAGAAAGCTGCAGAGTCATACGAGCAAATTGCTCGTCGATGCCCTAATGATGTTGAAGTGCTTCGGACAGCTGCTCAG TTGTACCGAAAATGTGGCGAAGCTGAGCGCTCTGTTGGCATCCTGGAAGACTACCTGAAAAATCATCCATATGAAGCTGATTTAAGTGTGATACATCTGTTAGCTGTGATGCACATGGAAAACAATGCACATTTAAAAGCTCTTGATCTAATTGAGTGTGCAAAGCAGAGATATTTTACTGGGAAATGGATGCCTCTTAATTTAAGTATCAAAGCTGGAATATGTCATTTACATCTTGGTCATATGGAGGAGGCAGAG ATTATTTTCAGTGCTCTACAACAAGAAAATGCATCTCAACATCCTGACATAGTCACTGAGGTTGCGGACTCACTTATGACCCTTGAACACTATGAATCTGCTTTGAAGTACTATATGATGCTTGAAGGAGATGACGTCAAGAATAAA GGCTATTTACACTTAAAAATTGCCGAGTGTTATGTGTTTTTGAGGGAAAGAGTACAAGCAATTGAGTACTTCCATAAAG CTGTAAATGAACTTgaggatagtgttgatgctcGATTAACTTTGTCCTCGATCCTCCTTGAAGAAGGCAAAGATGATGAAGCAGTTTTTGTGCTTTCCCCTCCAAAAGCTTCAG AATCTTCAGTTGACTCAAGTTCTGATGAACCAAAATCATGGTGGCTTAATAGCAAGATAAAGCTGAAGCTTTGTCAAATTTATAGAGCTAAAGGGTCACTAGAGGCCTGTGTGGATGTTATTTTTCCTTTGATTCGTGAGACATTGTTTCTTGAGTCTGTACAACAAAAG GTTAAAGTGCGGAAAAGGCTGTCTAAAAGTGTTCTATTTCAAAGAATCAAGGTTGTGGATGATCACCAAACTGATACCGTCTTTCATGGCTTTAGGCCTTTAGCTTTGGCATCTGATCT GTCAAAAGCTGCAAGAGCCAGAAAATTACTTCAGAAGAAAGAAATGTTAAAGGAAGCAAAAAAAGCTGCAGCTTTGGCTGCTGGAGCTGACTGGAAAAGTGACGATTCGGACAGCGAGTCTCCT GGGCATGCATACCGAGAGCCTCCACTACCAGATCTTCTAAAAGACGAGGAGCACCTGTGTCTCATCATAGAT CTGTGCAAGGTGTTAATATCCTTGCAACGGTATTGGGATGCACTGGAGATCATTAATCTCTGTCTTAAATTGGCATCCGGCACGTTGTCTGTTGAGAAGAAAGGGGAGCTGCAAGCTCTAGGAGCTC AAGTAGGATATAACATTGCTGATCCCACCCGTGGGTTCGATTGTGCTCGTTATATTGTCAGTCAGCATCCTTATAGCTTTGCAGCATGGAATTGCTACTACAAAGTAATATCAAG ACTGGATATTCGGTATTCAAAACATAACAAGTTCTTGCATAATATGCGTACCAAACACAAAGATTGCGTACCACCAATTATTATTGCTGGACACCAGTTTACCACGATCAGCCAGCATCAAGCAGCGGCTAGAGAATATTTAGAAGCCTATAAGTTGATGACAGATAATCAATTGATAAATCTCTGTGCGG GAACTGCCTTAATAAATGTAGCTCTTGGATTCAGACTTCATAACAAGCATCAGTGTATACTACAGGGAATGGCTTTCCTGTATAATAATTTGAGGCTTTCAGGAAAAAGACAG GAAGCACTGTATAATATTGGTCGAGCGTATCATCATGTTGGTCTTGTTTCTCTAGCTGCCATATATTATCAAAGGGTACTTGACACTCACGAAAATGATTATCCCATCCCAAAGCTTCCTAATGAGAACCCAGATCTTGTTGAAAATAGAAAACCAGGTTACTGCAATCTTCGTCGAGAAGCTGCATACAACTTGCACTTGATTTACAAAAAGAGTGGAGCATTTGACCTGGCAAGACAAATACTGAAAGATTATTGTGCCCTGTGA